A genomic region of Cannabis sativa cultivar Pink pepper isolate KNU-18-1 chromosome 1, ASM2916894v1, whole genome shotgun sequence contains the following coding sequences:
- the LOC115703703 gene encoding uncharacterized mitochondrial protein AtMg00810-like: MQGVKTQSSPMNSGLRLSYYGSDPVEDATTYMSIVGALRYATITRPNIGFSVNKVCQFMHQPLQSHLVAVKRISRYLVGTLDYGLHLKCPSSLQLKAFCDADWVAYPDDRRSITGFCIFLGENLVGWQSKKQATISRSSTEAEYCSIPAVVTAISWINSLLFELHQTPPATLLVWCDNLRLFISQLILFCMLAPNTLK, translated from the coding sequence ATGCAAGGAGTGAAAACTCAAAGCTCTCCTATGAACAGTGGGTTAAGGTTGTCTTACTATGGGAGTGATCCGGTGGAAGATGCTACAACCTACATGTCTATAGTTGGTGCTTTGCGATATGCAACTATAACCAGACCTAACATAGGTTTCAGTGTCAATAAAGTATGTCAGTTTATGCATCAACCCTTACAATCTCATCTTGTAGCTGTCAAAAGGATCTCAAGGTACTTAGTAGGTACACTTGATTATGGTCTGCATCTCAAGTGTCCTTCATCTCTGCAACTTAAGGCCTTTTGTGATGCTGACTGGGTTGCTTACCCAGATGATCGTCGATCCATAACAGGTTTTTGTATCTTCTTAGGTGAGAATCTTGTTGGATGGCAATCGAAGAAGCAAGCTACTATATCTAGGTCCTCCACTGAGGCTGAATATTGCAGCATTCCCGCTGTTGTTACTGCAATCAGTTGGATCAACTCATTGCTTTTTGAGCTACATCAAACACCTCCTGCTACTCTCCTAGTTTGGTGTGATAATTTACGGTTGTTCATCTCACAGCTAATCCTGTTTTGCATGCTTGCACCAAACACATTGAAATAG
- the LOC133030255 gene encoding uncharacterized protein LOC133030255, translating to MDHIFICMDYNGEWKITDNRIWEWFGTGCNKGFVVDRSIKFHQLVNKVYEKIGVDRNLYEIEITHKVAGETFNKMAPSKICGDSDVEDLFKELYKVKEVIPLYVCVKKNNDKGKTNFVNDDYGDGNELTGNDVEFDCDDDVFDNGSFYDNYFGCHIIDQVPNDPSYVPNEDIPQSGEGIIGSNPTPDDIVHESGNNELEECDKVVEENNDVIENDIVVGGGQIIPYQHYDMFMGNVAQCNREASQDSGRHDGSNLKVGQHFVSKDELSYYLSIIAINGRFEMRTTKSNKSIKEVRCVSENCLWRVRATKMKDSHFFVIRQYHSLHSCSLMNRNANHRQASSRVIGSRVQGHFKNSKDPLNPKSLAGFMREEMKVQVSYWKAWKGKQWAQNLIRGTAKENFALLPSYCHMLKRANPTVTHIELDLENKFKYFFMALGVAIRGFTYMRKVIGIDAAWIKTKHKGVLLVATTQDSEYHSYPIAWGLVDSENNTSWTWFLEKLKDLIPDSSDLCFVSDRHQSIEHAVRRVYVMASHGACYWHVKQNIKHRFKSAAGTKLYKKAAIAYCIEEFNKQFDQLRKTYPRVAKYLENDVKFSKWSRAHFVGNRYEVMTTNIVESVNNMMRKAREYPIIAMIDFIISTMGQWFFERRREACVVTTPLTPKREEILRKRLDEAGSLITLQLNENEYNVMCGELDAIVNLRSKSCTCKVFDIEKLPSYAETIYPVPPNSQWTDIPEDILAVQVIAPPEDKTIGRPRTNRIASKGEFLKKQYNCGACGQSGHNSQTCPQVPSDGRSTTHV from the exons ATGGATCATATCTTTATATGCATGGACTATAATGGTGAGTGGAAGATTACCGATAATCGTATTTGGGAATGGTTTGGTACTGGTTGCAACAAGGGATTTGTGGTTGATCGTAGTATCAAGTTTCATCAACTAGTGAATAAAGTCTATGAAAAAATAGGTGTTGATCGAAATTTGTATGAAATTGAAATAACTCATAAGGTGGCAGGTGAAACATTCAACAAGATGGCACCAAGTAAGATTTGTGGTGATTCTGATGTGGAGGATCTATTTAAAGAGTTGTACAAAGTTAAAGAAGTGATTCCTTTATATGTGTGCGTAAAAAAGAATAATGATAAAGGAAAGACAAATTTTGTCAATGATGATTATGGTGATGGTAATGAACTCACTGGTAATGATGTTGAATTTGATTGTGATGATGATGTTTTTGATAATGGAAGCTTTTACGATAATTATTTTGGGTGTCATATAATAGATCAAGTTCCGAATGATCCAAGTTATGTCCCGAATGAAGATATACCTCAGAGTGGTGAAGGCATCATTGGTTCCAATCCCACACCAGATGATATTGTACATGAGAGCGGTAACAATGAACTTGAGGAATGTGATAAAGTAGTTGAAGAAAATAATGATGTAATTGAGAATGACATTGTAGTCGGAGGAGGTCAAATTATCCCTTATCAACATTATGATATGTTTATGGGAAATGTTGCACAATGTAATAGAGAAGCAAGTCAGGATAGTGGCAGACATGATGGATCGAATTTGAAAGTGGGTCAACACTTTGTGAGTAAGGATGAATTGAGTTATTATCTTAGCATCATTGCCATTAATGGGAGATTTGAAATGCGAACAACCAAATCAAACAAGTCTATAAAGGAGGTTCGTTGTGTCAGTGAAAATTGCTTATGGAGAGTGCGTGCTACGAAGATGAAAGATTCACATTTCTTTGTCATTCGACAATATCATAGTCTTCATAGTTGCTCATTAATGAACCGAAATGCCAATCATAGACAAGCATCCAGTCGCGTTATTGGTTCTCGTGTACAGGGACACTTTAAGAATAGTAAGGACCCACTTAACCCAAAAAGCCTTGCAGGATTCATGCGTGAGGAAATGAAAGTTCAAGTTAGTTATTGGAAAGCATGGAAAGGAAAACAATGGGCTCAAAATTTGATTAGAGGAACAGCTAAAGAAAATTTTGCATTGCTCCCTTCGTATTGTCACATGTTGAAGCGGGCAAATCCAACAGTTACTCACATTGAACTtgatttagaaaataaattcaagtatttttttatGGCTTTAGGTGTGGCCATAAGAGGGTTCACTTACATGAGAAAAGTAATTGGTATAGATGCAGCTTGGATCAAGACTAAGCATAAAGGTGTGTTATTAGTAGCAACTACACAAGATAGTGAATACCATAGTTACCCCATTGCATGGGGTTTGgttgacagtgagaataacACTTCATGGACATGGTTCTTAGAGAAGTTGAAGGACTTAATACCTGATAGCTCAGACTTATGTTTTGTTTCTGATAGACATCAAAGTATTGAACATGCAGTTCGTCGTGTTTATGTTATGGCTTCTCATGGGGCATGTTATTGGCATGTAAAGCAAAATATAAAACACCGTTTCAAAAGTGCTGCTGGGACTAAATTGTATAAGAAAGCTGCAATAGCGTACTGTATCGAAGAGTTTAATAAACAATTCGACCAACTTCGCAAAACATATCCACGTGTTGCTAAGTATCTTGAGAATGATGTCAAGTTCAGTAAGTGGTCTAGAGCACATTTTGTTGGTAACCGATATGAAGTCATGACCACTAACATAGTTGAGTCAGTGAACAATATGATGCGAAAGGCCAGAGAGTATCCAATTATTGCTATGATTGATTTTATCATTAGCACGATGGGACAATGGTTTTTTGAACGTCGGCGGGAAGCATGTGTAGTTACAACTCCATTAACACCAAAGAGGGAAGAAATATTACGCAAGAGATTGGATGAAGCCGGTTCATTGATAACTCTCCAGTTAAATGAGAATGAGTACAATGTGATGTGTGGAGAACTCGATGCAAtagtaaatttaaggtcaaagAGTTGCACGTGCAAAGTTTTTGATATTGAGAAACTTCCAT CATATGCTGAAACTATTTATCCTGTACCTCCAAACTCACAATGGACTGACATTCCTGAAGATATTCTTGCAGTACAAGTGATAGCACCTCCTGAAGACAAGACTATAGGAAGACCAAGAACCAATCGCATAGCTTCCAAAGGTGAATTTCTTAAGAAACAATATAATTGTGGAGCATGTGGACAGTCAGGACATAATTCGCAAACATGTCCACAAGTGCCATCAGATGGTAGAAGCACAACTCATGTGTGA